In the genome of Solibacillus silvestris, one region contains:
- a CDS encoding glutamate:protein symporter translates to MKKFKISLAAQILIGLVLGVIVGAVFFGNENVQSYLQPLGDIFLNLIKMIVVPIIISTLIVGVAGTGDIKQLGRLGGKTLIYFEVITTVAIAVGLLAANLFQPGAGIDMNELQKSDISSYVETTEAEEDKGTFQIIVDIVPKNIINAMAEGDMLAIIFFSVIFGLGVAAIGERGKPVLAFFQGTADAMFWVTNLVMKFAPVGVFALIGVTVSKFGVESLIPLGKLAILVYATMIFFVVVVLGLTARIFGINIFKLIRMIKDELLLAFSTSSSETVLPRIMLKTEKMGAPKDIVSFVIPTGYSFNLDGSTLYQAIAAIFIAQMYGIDLSIVEQITLMLVLMVTSKGIAGVPGVSFVVLLATLGTVGIPLEGLAFIAGIDRILDMARTAVNVVGNTLAALVMAKWEKRFDEKQFAEYQAANLK, encoded by the coding sequence TTGAAAAAGTTTAAAATTAGTTTAGCCGCGCAAATTTTAATCGGTCTTGTACTTGGTGTTATCGTAGGTGCTGTGTTCTTCGGTAACGAAAATGTACAATCATACTTACAGCCACTTGGCGATATTTTCTTAAACTTAATTAAGATGATCGTAGTACCGATTATTATTTCGACACTGATTGTTGGGGTTGCCGGAACTGGTGACATCAAACAGTTAGGTCGACTTGGCGGTAAAACACTTATTTACTTCGAAGTTATCACAACAGTCGCGATTGCTGTTGGTTTATTAGCAGCTAACCTATTCCAACCAGGTGCTGGTATCGATATGAACGAGTTACAGAAATCTGATATTTCTTCATATGTTGAAACAACGGAAGCTGAAGAGGACAAAGGAACTTTCCAAATTATTGTAGACATCGTTCCTAAAAACATTATAAATGCAATGGCAGAAGGCGACATGCTTGCAATTATTTTCTTCTCTGTAATTTTCGGTTTAGGTGTAGCAGCAATTGGAGAACGCGGAAAACCAGTGCTCGCATTCTTCCAAGGTACGGCAGACGCCATGTTCTGGGTCACAAACTTAGTAATGAAATTTGCACCAGTCGGCGTATTTGCACTTATCGGTGTAACCGTTTCCAAATTTGGTGTAGAATCCCTTATTCCATTAGGGAAACTGGCGATTTTAGTATATGCAACAATGATTTTCTTCGTAGTCGTTGTTTTAGGTCTTACAGCACGTATTTTCGGTATTAATATCTTCAAATTAATTCGTATGATCAAGGACGAGCTTTTACTGGCATTCTCTACTTCTTCATCAGAGACAGTATTACCTCGTATTATGTTAAAAACAGAAAAAATGGGTGCACCGAAGGATATCGTTTCATTCGTTATTCCAACAGGTTATTCATTCAACTTAGACGGTTCGACACTTTACCAGGCGATTGCGGCAATCTTCATTGCGCAAATGTACGGTATTGACCTTTCAATTGTGGAACAGATTACATTAATGCTTGTATTAATGGTAACATCTAAAGGAATCGCCGGCGTTCCAGGGGTATCTTTCGTAGTACTTCTTGCAACATTAGGCACTGTAGGTATTCCGCTTGAAGGTTTAGCATTTATCGCAGGTATTGACCGTATTTTAGATATGGCTCGTACAGCTGTAAACGTAGTAGGTAACACATTGGCAGCACTTGTAATGGCGAAATGGGAAAAGCGTTTCGACGAGAAGCAATTTGCTGAGTATCAAGCTGCGAACTTAAAATAA
- a CDS encoding histidine kinase has protein sequence MRYFIVDDDRASRMMLSNIINDCELGAVIGEAKNGLDAIPQILMMQPEFVLIDLLMPKLDGIETIERLQQNGFKGQFIMISQVVNKEMVAESYSKGIEFFIHKPINKVEVQMVLKRTTEQYLLRNSLQVIRQSLTNFDITDVTHTKKTAREHIQSILNDMGIVAEVGSEDIIKIIEQLLIEKHKIAPLPPLKEVYERVAMLTKNTPDEIVKESKAIEQRVRRTILAAMINLANLGIVDYTNSEFEYYTPRYFDLTDIRYLMNQIENNDQRKAKVNIKKFIQVLYSEIISKVD, from the coding sequence ATGCGTTATTTTATAGTAGATGATGACCGGGCAAGCCGGATGATGCTAAGTAATATTATTAATGACTGTGAACTCGGAGCTGTCATTGGGGAGGCAAAAAACGGCCTGGATGCCATTCCCCAAATTTTAATGATGCAGCCGGAATTTGTTTTAATCGATTTACTCATGCCGAAGTTGGATGGAATTGAAACAATTGAACGCCTTCAACAAAATGGATTTAAGGGCCAGTTTATTATGATTTCACAAGTTGTGAATAAGGAAATGGTCGCTGAAAGCTATTCGAAAGGTATTGAATTTTTCATTCATAAGCCTATCAATAAAGTTGAAGTACAAATGGTATTAAAACGGACAACTGAGCAATACTTATTAAGAAATTCTTTGCAAGTTATTCGCCAGTCCCTGACAAACTTTGATATTACAGATGTAACACATACAAAAAAGACGGCGCGAGAACATATTCAGTCCATCTTAAATGATATGGGAATTGTTGCTGAAGTTGGCAGTGAAGATATTATTAAAATTATCGAACAGCTATTAATCGAAAAGCATAAAATTGCACCGCTTCCTCCATTAAAGGAAGTATATGAACGTGTTGCAATGCTGACGAAAAATACGCCGGACGAAATTGTAAAAGAGAGTAAAGCAATTGAACAACGTGTACGCCGGACTATATTAGCTGCCATGATTAACTTGGCGAACTTAGGGATTGTCGATTACACGAATTCTGAATTTGAATACTATACCCCCCGCTATTTTGATTTAACGGACATTCGTTATTTAATGAATCAAATAGAGAATAATGATCAACGTAAAGCAAAAGTAAACATAAAAAAATTCATTCAAGTATTGTATTCAGAAATTATTAGTAAAGTTGATTAG
- a CDS encoding histidine kinase: protein MESTQPHIKTMKLFLFMLLVGLLTAIGGEIKIIPFEEGPFRFGLGSIIFFFALLIRPLPIVSTGLLTALIVIVGRSLLDIFIYGQSFVTHIVEHLPAGAFYTVFALCFKLIPLDELKKQPLMLGLLATAFEVLSNTIEHVLTDILLVSDQETFTSFLLFILVGLLRSFFVVGIYSMITMSEQKKQLKQLMTIHSELYVEALYLQKTMTQIEQLTANSYQLYKKLKTNEEQLASEALHIAQEIHEVKKDNERIHAGLSKITKRNYPSNFLLSELLSFIVEANENYAAYLNKSISITLICPDDYQTKNHIALFAILNNLMANAVEAIEKSGFITLNVVAEQDMTSFIVEDNGVGIDPALISIIFDAGYTSKFNEQGQGSTGIGLSHTKTIVENLEGNIHVTSDTSTCFVVQIPTENIQKEND from the coding sequence TTGGAATCGACTCAGCCACATATTAAAACAATGAAACTTTTCTTATTTATGCTACTTGTCGGCTTATTGACCGCCATTGGTGGCGAAATTAAAATAATTCCGTTTGAAGAAGGACCTTTTCGTTTCGGATTAGGGAGCATTATTTTCTTTTTCGCTTTACTGATTCGTCCATTACCGATTGTATCTACAGGTTTATTGACTGCACTGATCGTCATTGTCGGTCGGTCTTTACTGGATATTTTTATTTATGGACAAAGCTTCGTTACTCATATTGTTGAACATTTGCCGGCAGGAGCTTTTTATACAGTCTTTGCACTATGTTTTAAATTAATTCCACTGGACGAATTAAAAAAACAGCCGCTTATGCTCGGTTTATTAGCAACAGCATTTGAAGTACTCTCCAACACGATCGAACATGTATTAACGGATATTCTGCTTGTTTCTGATCAGGAAACATTTACTTCTTTTCTACTGTTCATCCTCGTTGGATTGTTACGCAGCTTTTTTGTTGTCGGCATTTACAGCATGATAACAATGTCAGAACAGAAGAAACAGCTAAAACAGCTCATGACGATTCATTCGGAACTATATGTAGAAGCATTGTATCTTCAAAAAACAATGACCCAAATCGAACAGCTTACAGCAAACAGTTATCAGCTTTACAAAAAACTGAAAACAAATGAAGAACAGCTAGCTTCTGAAGCTTTACATATTGCCCAGGAAATCCATGAAGTAAAAAAAGATAATGAACGGATTCATGCCGGACTCTCTAAAATAACAAAGAGAAACTACCCGTCAAATTTTCTGTTGTCTGAGTTACTAAGTTTTATTGTTGAGGCTAATGAAAATTATGCCGCCTATTTAAATAAATCAATTTCCATTACTCTTATTTGTCCAGATGATTATCAAACAAAAAACCACATTGCACTATTTGCTATTTTAAATAACCTAATGGCAAACGCTGTGGAGGCAATTGAAAAAAGCGGATTTATTACTTTGAATGTTGTAGCTGAACAGGATATGACTTCCTTTATCGTAGAAGATAATGGAGTTGGTATTGATCCGGCACTCATTTCAATTATTTTTGATGCTGGCTATACATCCAAGTTTAATGAACAGGGCCAAGGTTCTACAGGAATTGGTCTTTCCCATACTAAAACAATTGTTGAAAATCTTGAAGGGAATATTCACGTAACAAGTGATACCTCGACTTGCTTTGTTGTGCAAATCCCTACAGAAAACATTCAAAAGGAGAATGACTAA
- a CDS encoding 2-hydroxy-6-oxo-2,4-heptadienoate hydrolase: protein MNISSNYLNINGVNTHYHEEGTGSETIILIHGSGPGVSALANWRLVIPRLSESYRVLAPDVIGFGETDKLADQNYNIELWVEHLIGFIEKVADEPVYLVGNSFGGALSLHIAYRRPDLVKKLILMGSVGTKHPISDGLDRVWGYEPSLETMKELIKLFSYDQAAANNEELVRMRYEASMRPDVRDAFSAMFPEPRQKMLDEMALEDEQIKQIEIETLIFHGLNDQVIPIEETSYRLIQLLPHAQLHVFNECGHWTQIEKTEPFIENILSFLKNSSNKVYASKK, encoded by the coding sequence TTGAACATTAGTTCAAACTATTTAAATATCAATGGTGTTAACACACACTATCATGAAGAAGGTACTGGAAGTGAAACAATCATTTTAATACATGGATCAGGACCTGGTGTGTCTGCACTTGCAAACTGGCGTTTAGTTATCCCACGTCTTAGTGAATCGTATAGAGTTTTAGCGCCGGATGTTATCGGCTTTGGTGAAACAGATAAATTAGCAGACCAGAATTACAATATTGAGCTATGGGTGGAGCACTTAATTGGCTTTATTGAAAAGGTTGCTGATGAACCCGTTTATTTAGTTGGTAATTCATTTGGTGGTGCATTGTCTCTTCATATCGCATATCGCAGACCAGATTTAGTAAAAAAATTAATCTTAATGGGTAGTGTTGGCACAAAGCATCCAATTTCTGATGGTCTAGACCGTGTGTGGGGCTATGAACCAAGTTTAGAAACAATGAAAGAGCTTATTAAATTGTTCTCGTACGATCAAGCAGCTGCAAATAATGAGGAACTTGTTCGCATGCGCTATGAAGCGAGCATGCGCCCTGATGTAAGAGATGCGTTCTCGGCAATGTTCCCGGAACCACGTCAGAAAATGTTAGATGAAATGGCTTTAGAAGATGAGCAGATTAAGCAAATTGAAATTGAAACATTAATTTTCCATGGCCTGAATGACCAAGTGATTCCAATCGAAGAAACAAGCTATCGATTAATTCAATTACTACCTCACGCACAACTACATGTATTTAATGAATGTGGGCACTGGACTCAAATCGAAAAAACAGAACCATTCATTGAAAATATTTTAAGCTTTTTAAAAAATTCATCGAATAAAGTTTATGCCTCAAAAAAATAA
- a CDS encoding catechol 2,3-dioxygenase → MTKEPMFDVAQLAHFEIYSPKLEESVEFFKNILGMDEVGRRGNSVYMRAYEDHYHNTLIITENDEAGLGHIALRATSAQALERRVAEIEKTGYGIGWIEGDVGHGRAYQFTTPDGHKIELLWDVEYYEAPEDQKTPLLNRPQKRPNRGVPVRRLDHINLLASDTDKNVEFLKEVLGFNLRERIVADDDSSIAAWLSVSNLVHDIAIMGDALGESGRLHHICYWYGFPQHLSDVADLLIEAGYNIEAGPGKHGVTQAAFLYVMEPGGNRVELFGDPGYQIFDPSWRTVEWKGKDLEKSIIWHGSTLPQEFFQYGTPIKSGELVKP, encoded by the coding sequence ATGACAAAAGAGCCTATGTTTGACGTTGCACAACTTGCACACTTTGAAATTTACAGCCCTAAATTAGAGGAATCAGTAGAATTCTTCAAAAATATTCTTGGTATGGATGAAGTAGGTCGTCGAGGTAACTCAGTTTATATGCGTGCTTACGAGGATCATTACCATAACACGTTAATCATTACAGAAAATGATGAAGCTGGTTTAGGTCATATTGCTTTAAGAGCTACTTCTGCTCAAGCATTAGAGCGCCGTGTAGCTGAAATCGAAAAAACTGGATATGGGATTGGTTGGATTGAAGGAGATGTTGGTCACGGTCGTGCATACCAATTTACAACTCCAGACGGTCATAAAATTGAGCTTCTATGGGATGTTGAGTATTATGAAGCCCCTGAAGACCAAAAAACACCATTATTAAATCGCCCGCAAAAACGTCCAAATCGCGGTGTGCCGGTTCGTCGCTTAGACCATATCAACTTATTAGCAAGCGATACTGACAAAAACGTTGAGTTCTTAAAAGAGGTGCTTGGTTTTAACTTACGTGAACGCATTGTAGCGGACGACGATTCTTCCATAGCTGCATGGTTAAGTGTAAGTAATTTAGTACATGACATTGCAATTATGGGCGATGCATTAGGTGAATCAGGTCGCCTGCACCATATTTGCTATTGGTACGGATTCCCTCAGCATTTATCAGATGTTGCAGACCTATTAATTGAAGCTGGCTATAATATTGAAGCCGGTCCAGGTAAGCATGGCGTAACTCAAGCTGCATTCTTGTATGTAATGGAACCAGGTGGAAACCGTGTAGAATTATTCGGTGACCCAGGCTATCAAATTTTTGATCCTTCTTGGAGAACTGTGGAATGGAAAGGTAAAGATTTAGAAAAATCTATTATTTGGCATGGTTCTACCTTACCGCAGGAATTCTTCCAATATGGTACTCCTATTAAATCTGGAGAACTTGTTAAACCTTAG
- a CDS encoding acyl-CoA dehydrogenase: MTINSLALLEKTLNREELLQKAKEVGELAEKYADQTDFDRKLPDEVMEKVKEAGFHKLLRPKAYGGQDLDYYTFGDIIRTVANYNVSAAWLTYFAIIHETWPAFLDKQGREELFGTGELMADVFAPIGKVVNDGEGYRISGTWNFCSGIPYCDWVALGAIHQLHDGTEPEFGLFIVHKKDFEIVENWDSLGLRGTGSNAVKLDNVYVPANYVFPVTRVVNGATAPDGNYEPDYQIFNVPYLAFFLAGFSHVAIGGVERLIRNFKEKTEHRVRIFNNNTNEKNAGTAQRTLAELNIQLTALKALAKDYADRLHRYQNEGIRVLDEEEREQLFAIRGYIAKTSAEMATRILITLGGNSVYKSDGTERFVRDILTVAAHPTHQYEDAMAGYGSAILGFKGHPTW; encoded by the coding sequence ATGACAATTAATTCTTTGGCACTTCTTGAAAAGACATTGAATCGTGAAGAACTACTCCAAAAGGCAAAAGAAGTAGGTGAGTTAGCAGAGAAATATGCAGATCAAACTGATTTTGATAGAAAATTACCGGATGAAGTCATGGAAAAGGTAAAAGAAGCCGGCTTCCACAAGTTACTTAGACCAAAAGCATATGGTGGGCAAGATTTAGACTACTATACATTTGGGGATATTATCCGAACTGTAGCGAACTATAATGTTTCAGCAGCATGGTTAACATACTTTGCTATTATTCATGAAACTTGGCCAGCTTTTTTAGACAAACAAGGTCGGGAAGAGCTATTCGGAACTGGGGAATTAATGGCCGATGTATTTGCTCCGATTGGTAAGGTCGTAAATGATGGTGAAGGATATCGTATATCAGGAACATGGAACTTCTGCAGTGGCATTCCTTACTGCGACTGGGTTGCACTAGGCGCTATTCATCAATTGCACGATGGGACAGAACCAGAATTTGGCCTGTTTATTGTCCATAAAAAAGATTTTGAAATTGTTGAAAACTGGGATTCCCTAGGTTTACGGGGAACAGGTAGCAACGCTGTAAAGTTAGATAATGTCTACGTTCCAGCAAATTATGTTTTTCCGGTAACTCGAGTAGTGAATGGGGCAACTGCACCGGACGGTAATTACGAACCGGATTACCAAATTTTCAATGTTCCCTATCTTGCATTCTTCTTAGCTGGTTTCTCACATGTAGCAATTGGTGGTGTGGAACGCTTAATACGAAACTTTAAAGAAAAAACAGAACATCGTGTTCGTATTTTCAACAATAATACAAATGAAAAAAATGCAGGTACGGCACAGCGGACACTTGCAGAATTAAATATACAACTAACTGCTTTAAAAGCTTTAGCAAAAGATTATGCAGATCGCTTACACCGTTACCAGAATGAGGGCATCCGCGTTTTAGATGAGGAAGAACGCGAACAGTTATTTGCAATTCGCGGCTATATTGCAAAAACTTCTGCAGAAATGGCCACTCGTATTTTAATCACGCTTGGTGGTAACTCAGTCTACAAGAGTGATGGAACAGAAAGATTTGTTCGAGATATTCTTACCGTTGCTGCTCACCCAACACATCAATACGAAGATGCAATGGCCGGATACGGAAGCGCAATTCTTGGATTCAAAGGACATCCGACTTGGTAA
- a CDS encoding transcriptional regulator, whose translation MNLKQKNLNDVFHLPKDEALTAFYDRMITIPTTARTALKKELLSIIGEDRSKGVFVRYGWHCGVSDARKAKLYHYEDELELILGGTKFHMLHGYVDRVSVSDIHYDEKNYLKKIDVIWENSFEADEFLADGNLSDRPICHTLCGYASGYLSTVLEKTILVKEVECRAMGYEQCKVICMPLEEWGHQEHEYSYYQSTSIIQELDEITAKLKIERDYLKQANEVQRKLTHALLSKQGLQKIVNLLNESTGLPIFIENETNEVIIKSADVMIDFELEKIDIDTTEFITITPELGILRTPIYFEEQIKGYCSFIYQTGKKPTELEYMIIDKTALTASVILLNENIKIGTEQNIKRSFLSDVLDGKLEQDEIYKIAHYLNFPPTESYWLLTLERTLNHSNISDEIEVNEELIRQIILFLNERNINALVSQKTDKLIILIEYPTFKRLNTVPHTFINQLLKYCLRRFKSYEFYIGASTVIEDLSQINILYNETLAALKAKNPEKHICFYEDLEIEGVLFQIKDEVLIDRFVMQQLGKLLEIDKDYDLTKTIYTYIENGININKTAKALSMSISGLRYRLSKISEILNIGLDDTKRLFSVYMALKVLKVKNQIIF comes from the coding sequence ATGAATTTAAAGCAAAAAAATTTAAATGACGTATTTCATTTACCTAAAGATGAGGCTTTAACAGCATTTTATGATCGAATGATAACAATTCCAACTACTGCAAGAACAGCATTAAAAAAAGAACTACTGTCAATTATAGGAGAAGATCGCTCGAAAGGCGTTTTTGTTCGATATGGTTGGCATTGTGGTGTTAGCGATGCTAGAAAAGCAAAGTTATACCACTACGAGGATGAGCTGGAATTGATTTTAGGCGGTACAAAATTTCATATGTTGCACGGCTATGTTGATCGAGTAAGCGTATCTGACATTCATTATGATGAGAAGAATTATTTAAAAAAAATAGACGTTATTTGGGAGAATTCTTTTGAGGCCGATGAGTTTTTGGCAGATGGGAACTTAAGTGATCGTCCAATTTGCCATACACTATGTGGTTATGCAAGTGGCTATTTATCCACGGTATTAGAAAAGACCATTCTTGTAAAAGAGGTGGAGTGTCGTGCAATGGGGTATGAGCAATGTAAAGTAATTTGCATGCCTCTCGAAGAATGGGGTCATCAAGAACACGAATACAGTTATTACCAGTCAACTAGCATAATTCAAGAGCTAGACGAAATAACAGCAAAACTGAAAATAGAGCGTGATTATTTAAAACAAGCAAATGAAGTTCAACGAAAATTAACCCATGCACTTTTATCAAAGCAAGGGCTCCAAAAAATCGTCAATCTATTAAATGAATCAACCGGTTTACCAATATTCATTGAAAACGAGACGAATGAAGTGATTATAAAATCAGCAGATGTCATGATCGATTTTGAGTTGGAAAAAATTGATATTGATACTACTGAATTTATAACTATTACACCTGAACTAGGAATACTTAGAACCCCTATTTATTTTGAAGAGCAAATTAAAGGTTATTGTTCATTTATATATCAGACGGGGAAAAAACCAACGGAATTAGAATACATGATTATCGACAAAACTGCTTTAACAGCATCTGTCATTTTACTAAATGAAAATATTAAAATTGGTACGGAACAGAATATAAAGCGAAGTTTTTTAAGCGATGTATTGGATGGTAAATTAGAGCAAGATGAAATTTATAAAATTGCTCATTACCTCAATTTTCCGCCTACTGAATCGTATTGGTTGCTTACATTAGAAAGAACATTAAATCATTCTAATATTAGTGATGAAATAGAAGTAAACGAAGAGTTGATCAGACAAATTATCCTATTTTTAAATGAAAGAAATATTAATGCCCTTGTCTCGCAAAAGACCGATAAACTCATTATCTTAATTGAATATCCAACATTTAAAAGATTAAATACAGTGCCCCACACATTTATAAACCAGTTATTAAAATACTGCTTACGTCGTTTTAAAAGTTACGAATTTTATATAGGAGCAAGTACGGTTATAGAAGATTTGAGCCAAATCAATATTTTATACAACGAGACATTGGCAGCGTTAAAGGCAAAAAACCCAGAAAAGCATATTTGTTTCTATGAAGATCTGGAAATTGAAGGCGTACTTTTCCAAATTAAAGACGAGGTTCTAATCGATCGCTTTGTAATGCAACAATTAGGTAAATTATTGGAGATAGACAAAGATTACGATTTAACAAAAACGATTTATACCTATATTGAGAATGGCATTAATATCAATAAAACCGCGAAAGCTCTTTCCATGTCTATTAGTGGTTTAAGGTACCGCTTATCTAAAATCAGCGAAATTTTAAATATTGGCTTAGATGATACAAAGCGCCTTTTCTCTGTCTATATGGCATTAAAAGTATTAAAAGTTAAAAACCAAATTATATTTTAA
- a CDS encoding acetaldehyde dehydrogenase (acetylating) gives MSNLKVAILGSGNIGTDLMKKIMRSSNLELVAVIGIDPESDGLRKAREAGFQTFHTGLDGFLDAGVKVDAVFDATSAYTHIKHAEQLRAHNIRAIDLTPAAIGPLIVPTVNLHAHPNADNVNMVTCGGQATIPIIHAVSKLYNVEYAEIVATIASKSAGPATRANIDEFIATTSRAIELVGGAKKGRTVLILNPAEPPIMMNDTIHLLVDRPVEEDTLYEALVQAEQAVQQYVPGYRLKSRPFVEGNRISVFLEVAGAADYLPAFAGNLDIITAASIKIAEEWAKSKALL, from the coding sequence ATGTCAAATTTAAAAGTTGCTATTTTAGGCTCAGGCAATATCGGTACGGATTTAATGAAAAAAATAATGCGTTCATCCAACTTAGAATTAGTAGCAGTAATTGGTATTGATCCAGAATCAGATGGTTTACGCAAAGCGCGTGAAGCTGGATTTCAAACCTTTCACACAGGGTTAGATGGATTTTTGGATGCCGGTGTGAAAGTTGATGCTGTATTCGATGCGACAAGTGCCTATACACATATAAAGCATGCTGAACAATTACGGGCACATAACATCCGTGCCATTGACTTAACTCCTGCAGCAATTGGTCCGCTAATTGTACCTACTGTTAACCTTCATGCTCATCCAAATGCAGACAATGTAAATATGGTGACATGTGGAGGGCAAGCGACAATACCGATTATTCATGCAGTTTCCAAATTATATAATGTCGAGTATGCCGAAATCGTGGCAACTATTGCAAGTAAAAGTGCGGGTCCTGCAACTCGTGCAAACATCGATGAATTTATAGCGACAACTTCGCGGGCAATCGAGCTTGTAGGTGGTGCTAAGAAAGGAAGAACCGTTCTGATTTTAAACCCTGCGGAACCGCCGATTATGATGAATGACACCATTCATTTATTAGTGGATCGACCTGTAGAGGAAGATACTCTTTATGAAGCGCTAGTTCAAGCGGAACAAGCCGTTCAGCAGTATGTTCCCGGCTATCGTCTTAAGTCTCGCCCATTTGTGGAGGGGAATCGAATTTCAGTATTTTTAGAAGTTGCGGGTGCTGCAGACTACCTACCTGCTTTTGCTGGAAACTTAGATATTATTACAGCGGCATCGATTAAAATTGCCGAGGAATGGGCGAAGTCAAAAGCATTATTATAA
- a CDS encoding 4-hydroxy-2-oxovalerate aldolase, translating into MKRDVILTEVALRDGSHAMRHQFTEAQVRASVAGLDAANIPYIEVAHGDGLGGSTIQYGRSLTDEFKLIEAAVETAKHAKIAVLSLPGIATKPDIKRAADLGVSMVRVATHVTEADVSLKHLAYAKELGLETVGFLMMSHMAESREIVEQAKIMVNGGADVIYIVDSAGALLPNQVMDRVQALKQEIAVPIGFHAHNNLSLAVANSLAAIEAGAERIDGSIRCLGAGAGNTQTEVFVSVLDKMAIQTGVDLYKIMDVAEEIIAPILPQPQEITRGSLVLGYAGVYSSFLLHAQKAAEKFGVDSRDILMEIGRRKAVGGQEDMILEVAAELQKA; encoded by the coding sequence ATGAAACGAGATGTCATACTAACAGAGGTCGCTTTACGAGATGGCAGTCATGCGATGCGTCACCAATTCACAGAAGCCCAGGTGCGTGCTTCAGTTGCTGGTTTAGATGCAGCAAATATACCTTATATCGAAGTTGCACATGGTGATGGATTAGGTGGCTCAACGATTCAATATGGCCGCTCTTTAACAGATGAATTCAAATTAATTGAAGCGGCAGTAGAAACAGCAAAGCATGCAAAAATTGCGGTGTTATCATTACCTGGTATTGCAACGAAGCCGGATATTAAGCGAGCAGCCGATTTAGGTGTTTCGATGGTACGTGTAGCAACACATGTCACAGAGGCGGATGTATCTTTAAAACATCTTGCTTATGCGAAAGAGTTAGGCTTGGAAACAGTGGGGTTTTTAATGATGTCGCATATGGCAGAGTCAAGAGAAATTGTAGAACAGGCAAAAATTATGGTAAATGGCGGAGCAGATGTCATATATATTGTAGATTCTGCGGGTGCTTTATTACCAAATCAAGTAATGGATCGCGTACAGGCGTTAAAACAGGAAATTGCTGTCCCGATAGGATTCCACGCGCATAATAATTTATCTTTAGCTGTTGCAAATTCATTGGCAGCAATTGAAGCCGGTGCTGAACGTATTGATGGTAGCATTCGTTGCTTAGGTGCGGGTGCCGGTAATACGCAAACAGAAGTTTTTGTTAGCGTACTAGATAAAATGGCCATTCAAACTGGGGTGGACCTTTATAAAATAATGGATGTTGCAGAGGAAATCATTGCGCCTATTTTACCGCAACCACAAGAGATTACGAGAGGCAGTCTTGTACTTGGTTATGCTGGAGTGTATTCAAGTTTCTTATTACATGCCCAAAAAGCAGCTGAAAAGTTCGGTGTTGATTCACGGGATATTTTAATGGAAATCGGTAGACGGAAAGCTGTAGGTGGACAGGAAGATATGATTTTGGAAGTTGCAGCAGAGTTACAGAAAGCTTAA
- a CDS encoding flavin reductase, whose product MDDRLFRDAMGKFATGVTVILTETEGEPHGMTANAFMSVSLTPKLVVISIKENARMLAKIQDSKKFSVNILAENQEDISKIFAGQIKDQQVSFERLADVPVIPGALAQVSCEVSAEYIEGDHTLFIGKVNDITITDGDPLLYFAGKYRNLSTLVEA is encoded by the coding sequence ATGGATGATCGTTTATTTAGAGATGCAATGGGGAAGTTTGCGACAGGTGTTACAGTAATTCTAACAGAAACAGAGGGTGAGCCACATGGTATGACAGCTAATGCTTTCATGTCTGTCTCACTTACACCGAAATTAGTTGTTATTTCAATTAAGGAAAATGCACGTATGCTTGCTAAGATTCAAGATTCAAAGAAATTTTCTGTTAACATATTGGCAGAAAATCAGGAAGATATTTCAAAAATCTTTGCTGGGCAAATTAAAGACCAGCAAGTTTCATTTGAACGTTTAGCAGATGTTCCTGTTATTCCAGGAGCATTAGCACAAGTTTCGTGCGAGGTATCAGCTGAGTATATTGAAGGTGATCATACATTATTTATCGGTAAGGTAAATGATATTACGATTACAGATGGCGATCCATTGCTATACTTTGCAGGTAAATATCGTAATTTAAGTACATTAGTAGAGGCTTAA